cacacacacacacacacacagacacacacagtacaaatatatttttaagctaaGAATGCTCACAAAGCTCGAATTTATCATTATTTGGGATGTAAGAGAAATTATAGCACCTGACTTCCTTGAGTCCACGTGTCATTTATCAGCATGCCCCAGCACTTTTCAGTGTCTAGCAAAGGAAGCATTGGCTATATCTCTTTTGCTATGAAAGGTACGAGTCCGAACTGTCTCTTCGCCAGCTGGTAGAGACTGACATCAGCGGCCTGCACGGGATCCTGGGTGAGCTGAACTTGTGCAAAGCTGACCTGGAGGCACATGTGGAGTCTCTAAAGGACGATCTCCTTTGCCTTAAGAAAAACCACGAACAGGTGAGGAAAGCGGCAAAACACCTGAAGAGCTCTAAGAGCGACAAAGTTAGACTgatagatctcatgttatgtGTATAAATCGAACTTGTGTAGATGTTGCTTAAGCTGAAACAAAATTACTCAGGGCACTACTATTATTCAGCCTGATCATTCCCACGTGTCTCTGAATGTACGTGTGAAACGACCCCTGGCCAGTACAGGTGAAGAGACCAAAGCCTTCACCTGCCAATGCTTTTGTGGGTTATCTTTCCTTGACGGCTTTATGTCACCCCTGACTGTAATCCATAAGGTATGAAAATCAGGCTGATAAACATAGAGTATGAAGGTCATTTCAAAAAAGGGGataaataccctcaaggtccatccatgttgtcacaaatcgCAAGATTTCGTCTTTTTATGGTCAAGTAATACTCCGTTGtagatatataccacatcttctttatccactcttCCATtcttgggcacttaggttgtttccaagtcttttgtatgtggaagataaataaacaaacacacagatagagagaacagactggtggttaccagaggagaaggtggcagggggagagtgaaaggggtataggggcacatgtgtgtggagacagatggcaactagacttttggtggtgaacacgaagCTGTCTATACAGAACTCAAAACATAATGACGTACCCCTGAAAtaatttatgcaatgttataaaccaatgtgacctcaattttgAAAAGGGGGAAGATAAAGACATGCAATTTTTagaccaatatttttaaatattttgcatatctaaactttataaaatcataaaaagtgAAACTTACGATTATCTCATATTGATGAAGCTAAAAGATGAAAAGCTAAATGATCTAACAAAGTATATTTTCCCTTTGAACATTCGTTAATGGTAACAGCTAACATTAATTGAGATCTTACTATAAAAGTACCAAGGACTTGtataagtgctttatatgtatgtTAACTCGAATCTCACAACAGCTCTCTGGAAAAGGCACAATTATTacactcatttcacagatgaagaaactgaatggTGAAAAAAGATTGAACCTAAGCCATCTAAATTAAATCCACTATCCAAAACACAGAAGTAAGATGCCACTGAGATGTCAAAGTGAATTTTTTCCCCGCCACTCTGTGACACTCTTTACTCCATTTCCACTTTCAGGAAGTCAACTTGCTTCGTGGACAGCTTGGTGACCGACTCAGTGTGGAGCTAGACACTGCCCCCACCATCGACCTTAACGGTGTCCTGGATGAGATGCGCTGTCAGTATGAGACGGTGCTGGCCAACAACCGCAGAGAGGCAGAAGAGTGGTTCGCTGTCCAGGTCAGCACCTGGGGCAACACAATGACAGGCTTCCAGACTTCTGCCGTATTCGGGTTCTTTAACCACACCTGTGTTTCAGACGGAGGAGCTGAGTCAGCAGCAACTGTCCAGTGCGGAGCAGCTGCAGGGCTGCCAGACGGAGATCCTGGAACTGAAACGCACAGCCAACGCTCTGGAAATTGAGCTCCAAGCACAACAAAGCCTGGTATGTAAGGGAAAGACAGCTCCGTGTTGTCACTGAAGAATCGGGCCCGGAGATTCTATCCCCTCTTCCATTACCCAAAGGAGAGACCCACAGTTCATGTGGCAGAGGGTCTGAATTTCCAATTGGCAAGGATTTCCTCTCCTTGCCTTTCCCAAGCACTGGCCTTTACCCAGCAGAAGCAGAAATGACAGGTCAGCAGCTTGTACTATCCCAGTAGGATGCCCTGACCTTCCCTCCTGAGCTTGAGCATGATCCCGCAGCACCcccccagagacagagagagagagggaaagggcagGAGCGGAGCGAGAGAGGAACTTCCGAGCCAAAGGCACTCAGGCATTCCCGTGGGTTTTAACTCTGTTTTGATTCGGGCCAACTTTCCAAGCTCACTATCACAACTAAAACAAAgaatggttttcaaactttgcATTCTACAACTATCCTAAAGGTTCCCAGGATCCACCCCTCAACCTGACCCTTCATTGCACCCCACTCCACTCAAGCAACAAAAATACCATGCATTCAAGATTACATTAACCGGTTCCAGTCAAAGGCCACTGTGTGTGCCGCGTTAGGTCCTATAAAGCATACCTAGGTGAATAATAGCTGAGCATTCACCTTGTGAGAGGCACAATGCCAATTGAAGCCTCACAGTAAACTTATGGAGTAATTCCCTTTATTAATCCCATTACACAGATAAGTAAAACTGAGATTCAGATTAAGTAACAGGGTGTCACGCAATTGTTAAGAGGCAAAAGTGGAAGCTCAATCCAGGTGCTTCAATCCCAGAGCTTCTTCTCTTAACCACACTATGCGGCTCCTCCCTGCCAGGAGCCCAGACTCAACACTTCCTCTCAAATGCTGCTGATCCTCTTTAAGCTACACAACTATGTTACACGTTGTGGTGGTCACAGTGGTGGTAGGAATAACTAACACTTATAAAACCCTTAAAATTTTTCTAGGCACTATTCCAAGTGTTTTGTAcctattaactcacttaatcctcacaactatccTATGAAATAGGTACTTTGCAGTCCCCATTTTTTTATAgaataaaactgaggctcagagaagctaagtgattttgccaaagtcacacagctagaaaaggATAGAACGAGGATTTGAAACAGGCAATCTGGACCCAGAGACTGTGCTACACAGTCCTTTTTATACTCTTTTCCTTCTGCAGACAGAATCTCTGGAATGCACTGTGGCAGAAACCGAGGCCCAGTACAGCTCCCAGCTGGCCCAGATGCAGTGCCTGATCGATAATGTGGAGAACCAGCTGGCTGAGATCCGCTGCGACCTGGAGCGGCAGAACCAGGAATATGAGGTGCTGCTGGACACGAAGGCCCGGCTGGAGGGCGAGATCAACACGTACCGGGGTCTCCTGGAGAGCGAGGACAGCAGGTAAGTTCCACACAATTCCTCTGAAAATCTCCCCAAGTCTCAAAGAGGCTCATGTAGGAGAATCTTCTTTCCCTAAGATCTGGCCAGGGCCAAACTTCCCTAACATGTTAAAGGATCTTCTTAAAAGAGTGATGAAAAGTGGCTGAGGCTAATCACATGACGATAGGAATGTTCAAAAACATTCTAAAGTTCTAAAGAGGAGGAAATATCATCTATAACATTTCACAATGGAGTCGCCCTTTGCTCCCATCTTCCTATCAAGGGAAATCAGGAACATGCATAAGGTGGCATTTgcaaagggaagaaaacacataaaattttattcaacTACCACTGCTATGGTGAACATGAAGTGACAATGCTGGGTCCAGGGATGAAATAGGCTTAAGTCAAATGTTATTCTGCAAACAATGTTCTTCGGAACATAATTTGCAGGGGAAACTTTAGCATGATTTTTTCTGAGTTGACGTTTTATCCAGCTTTCCCTTGTTAAGCTTAGTTCAAAATGGATTTTCTGCAGGCTTTCCTATAACCCGTGTCCTACAACGAGCATGCCGAGAAACACTTGTGAGCCTTGCTCTGCGTATGTAATTTGCACAGTTGAAAATTGCTGTTCATGAGTGCTAAACACCCGGAATGGCGGATGGAGGAATTGAATCCAGCAGCGTCCTGGAAAGGCGATGAGGCTTCACTCAGAGACATCCTAACTTGAAACTCAAGTCAAGAAGGCTTCCATTTCCTAAAATTGTCCTCTAAGCATCCTCGGTACATTTCCACTTTATCATTTCCTCTCCTGCCTGCTTATTTGGAATATTCTAGGAGTCTATAAAGCTTTCTTGCTAACCTCCAAATAAAATGTGTTTCATTCCTTTAGCATGGCAAATATAGCTTGTGACTTATTACTGTTGATATAATAACCATTTGATGCCGAGGCAGTTGTCTAAACCTATGCCAATAGTTTGATTTTGCATAAACTcaagctgaaaatatt
The sequence above is drawn from the Equus przewalskii isolate Varuska chromosome 10, EquPr2, whole genome shotgun sequence genome and encodes:
- the KRT40 gene encoding keratin, type I cytoskeletal 40, yielding MTSDGSPTGCPSESCAGASDCAIASSCSLETTCLPNACAASRCQTPSFLSRSHLPAGCITPCHFAGSCNIPCLVGNCAWCEDGVFNSNEKETMQFLNDRLANYLEKVRGLEEMNAELECRIREQCEEDVPLVCPDYQCYFDTIEDLQQKILCTKAENSRLAVQLDNCKLAADDFRSKYESELSLRQLVETDISGLHGILGELNLCKADLEAHVESLKDDLLCLKKNHEQEVNLLRGQLGDRLSVELDTAPTIDLNGVLDEMRCQYETVLANNRREAEEWFAVQTEELSQQQLSSAEQLQGCQTEILELKRTANALEIELQAQQSLTESLECTVAETEAQYSSQLAQMQCLIDNVENQLAEIRCDLERQNQEYEVLLDTKARLEGEINTYRGLLESEDSRLSYNPCPTTSMPRNTCEPCSAYVICTVENCCS